The proteins below come from a single Vibrio cyclitrophicus genomic window:
- a CDS encoding molybdopterin oxidoreductase family protein, with the protein MSDSNSGWIKSTCAYCGVGCGIEARPTALGKLEVRGDKEHPSNYGKLCTKGIALGETVTPLGRLTQPTHIKNQQKHELVWDDATQLVADRFNQTIEEFGPDSVAFYVSGQLLTEDYYVANKLMKGFIGSGNIDSNSRLCMASSVVGHKRAFGSDTVPICYEDLEQTDLVVITGSNLAWCHPVLFQRLRAAKQANPKLQVIVIDPRYTDTCEIADQHLAIESGSDVALFNGLLSYLADNDALDEGYISKHTEGFQQAIKSAKKYVYHADSSINSEQSVSQLTGLAEQEVERFYRAFASKQKVVTIYSQGVNQSSQGCDKVNAILNCHLATGKIGQAGMGPFSVTGQPNAMGGREVGGLANTLAAHFEFGDEKSHQTVSDFWQTDNLATQPGLKAVELFDDMLEGKIKAVWIMATNPVVSLPDSARVKAALENCPFVVVSDCIADTETTRLADVVLPAQGWSEKSGTVTNSERRISRQRRILPSPGEAKPDWWMIKEVAQKMGHQHAFDYRHEGQIFEEYCQMTGLDNTDGKTRDLCLIGLTKLDDKGYSELKPQQWPVLELQQDIVNKRMFTDGEFFTKSGKAQFVAVEHALPLTTSSPDYPLIMNSGRVRDQWHTMSRTGLASSLGDHTPEPFIAVHPETAKKFGLETGTNQTNQVVKVKSAQGESQARLVLTQEMRKEQVFMPIHWNGTTAKDSKPCDLILPNTDSNSGQPEFKHTPVMLEACAYCSEAALVSDKVMDCSSFDYWVRQKVEGGFLYRISSSKNPMELVIQLANTLDELPEPNAEAVKSLHYHGNKSFKNYGSAKLGEFGVKQAFVVNSNLDHESINWLVECLTREADEEFEAEFLSTMAK; encoded by the coding sequence ATGAGTGATTCAAACAGTGGCTGGATAAAATCGACATGTGCCTATTGTGGTGTTGGATGCGGAATAGAAGCGAGGCCCACTGCATTAGGTAAGCTTGAAGTACGTGGTGACAAAGAACACCCGTCGAATTATGGAAAGTTATGTACTAAAGGTATTGCTCTAGGTGAAACCGTAACACCTCTAGGTCGTCTTACTCAGCCTACTCATATTAAGAATCAACAAAAACACGAACTCGTATGGGATGACGCCACTCAATTGGTCGCTGATAGGTTTAACCAAACCATTGAAGAGTTTGGTCCTGATTCAGTTGCGTTCTATGTCTCTGGCCAACTGTTAACAGAAGACTATTACGTTGCTAATAAGCTGATGAAAGGCTTTATTGGTAGCGGAAACATTGACAGTAACTCAAGGCTTTGCATGGCATCGAGCGTTGTTGGACATAAACGTGCATTTGGTAGCGACACGGTTCCTATTTGTTATGAAGATTTAGAGCAAACCGACTTGGTCGTGATTACTGGCTCAAACTTAGCATGGTGTCATCCGGTTCTTTTTCAAAGGTTAAGAGCAGCTAAGCAAGCGAATCCCAAACTGCAAGTGATCGTCATAGATCCTCGTTATACCGACACATGTGAAATAGCAGATCAACATTTAGCGATTGAATCGGGCTCTGACGTGGCCTTGTTTAACGGGTTACTTTCATACTTAGCGGATAATGATGCACTTGATGAAGGCTATATAAGCAAACATACAGAAGGCTTCCAACAAGCGATCAAGTCAGCAAAGAAGTATGTTTACCACGCTGATTCAAGCATCAATTCAGAGCAAAGCGTCAGCCAACTGACCGGGTTAGCGGAACAAGAGGTTGAGCGCTTCTATCGCGCGTTCGCTTCTAAACAAAAAGTCGTCACCATTTATTCTCAGGGCGTGAATCAGTCGAGCCAAGGTTGTGACAAAGTGAACGCTATTCTCAACTGTCATTTAGCCACCGGAAAAATCGGACAAGCAGGTATGGGGCCTTTCTCTGTGACAGGTCAGCCCAACGCAATGGGCGGTCGCGAAGTTGGTGGTTTAGCGAATACGCTAGCGGCGCACTTTGAGTTTGGGGATGAGAAATCACACCAAACGGTGAGTGATTTTTGGCAAACCGATAACTTAGCAACCCAACCCGGCTTGAAAGCAGTCGAGTTGTTTGACGACATGCTTGAAGGCAAGATCAAAGCGGTGTGGATTATGGCGACCAACCCTGTGGTGAGCCTTCCAGACAGTGCGAGAGTGAAAGCAGCGCTAGAAAACTGTCCATTTGTGGTTGTGTCAGATTGCATTGCCGATACCGAAACCACACGCTTGGCCGATGTTGTGTTACCTGCGCAAGGTTGGAGTGAAAAATCGGGTACCGTGACCAACTCCGAGCGCCGTATATCAAGGCAGCGCCGCATATTGCCAAGCCCGGGTGAAGCTAAACCTGATTGGTGGATGATTAAAGAAGTGGCGCAGAAAATGGGTCATCAACATGCCTTTGATTATCGTCATGAAGGGCAGATATTTGAAGAATACTGTCAAATGACGGGTCTTGATAATACTGACGGTAAAACGCGAGACCTGTGTTTAATTGGTCTAACCAAATTGGACGATAAGGGTTATAGCGAGCTAAAACCCCAGCAATGGCCCGTACTAGAATTGCAGCAAGATATCGTAAATAAACGAATGTTCACTGATGGCGAGTTTTTCACTAAGTCAGGAAAAGCCCAATTTGTTGCGGTTGAACATGCTTTGCCATTAACGACGTCGTCACCAGACTATCCGCTTATTATGAACAGCGGACGAGTGCGTGATCAATGGCACACTATGAGTCGAACAGGGCTTGCCTCATCACTTGGAGACCACACTCCCGAGCCGTTCATTGCTGTTCACCCTGAAACCGCCAAGAAATTTGGATTGGAAACGGGCACAAACCAAACCAACCAGGTTGTTAAAGTGAAAAGCGCTCAAGGTGAGTCTCAAGCGCGCTTGGTATTAACCCAAGAGATGCGTAAAGAGCAGGTGTTTATGCCGATTCACTGGAACGGCACCACGGCCAAAGACAGCAAGCCGTGTGACTTGATTTTACCTAACACCGATTCCAATTCAGGACAGCCAGAATTTAAACACACACCTGTGATGTTAGAAGCGTGTGCTTATTGCAGCGAAGCGGCACTGGTCAGTGATAAGGTGATGGATTGCAGCAGCTTTGATTACTGGGTTAGGCAGAAAGTCGAGGGCGGATTTTTGTATCGTATCTCGTCATCTAAGAATCCTATGGAGTTGGTGATTCAGCTTGCCAACACACTGGACGAATTACCCGAACCTAACGCAGAAGCGGTTAAATCACTCCATTATCACGGCAATAAATCGTTCAAGAACTACGGTTCAGCCAAGCTTGGTGAGTTTGGTGTGAAACAAGCGTTCGTGGTGAACAGTAACCTAGATCATGAAAGTATCAACTGGCTGGTGGAATGCCTAACCCGAGAAGCCGATGAAGAATTCGAAGCCGAATTTTTGAGTACCATGGCGAAGTAG
- a CDS encoding DUF6988 family protein, with the protein MCSVSLEHAESLKILLATRNFTSALGLLRLQFESLVRGMWVLYAASDIAVSKLTAELNEENQRRANNLPMLSEMISQLEKKAPKNAVDPILEFKEYSWKPLSSYVHGGLHAVDRHSKGYPVAMIEQVLKASNGVNGLVAVFGSILTGQTNLTQDVYTSFDTYVDIFQMKGPVVL; encoded by the coding sequence ATGTGCAGCGTATCATTGGAGCACGCTGAAAGTTTAAAGATTCTGCTAGCGACCAGAAACTTCACGTCTGCCCTTGGGCTATTAAGGCTTCAGTTCGAGAGTCTAGTTCGGGGAATGTGGGTACTGTATGCTGCAAGTGATATAGCAGTAAGCAAACTAACTGCAGAGCTAAATGAAGAAAATCAAAGAAGAGCCAACAATTTGCCGATGTTGAGCGAAATGATTAGCCAGTTGGAGAAGAAGGCCCCCAAAAATGCAGTAGATCCTATTCTCGAATTTAAAGAGTATTCTTGGAAACCGCTAAGCTCATACGTTCATGGAGGCTTACATGCTGTTGATAGACATAGCAAAGGGTATCCAGTTGCCATGATAGAACAGGTTTTGAAGGCATCAAATGGTGTTAACGGGTTAGTTGCCGTTTTTGGTTCTATTCTCACTGGTCAAACGAATTTGACTCAAGATGTATATACATCATTTGATACATATGTAGACATCTTTCAGATGAAGGGACCAGTTGTTTTATAA
- a CDS encoding DUF4262 domain-containing protein, whose amino-acid sequence MDQYEEKALKDIEQCGCHILHIMEEDEYPGFSYSIGIEKTSSQPEIIITGLNQEVAHWIANEYNNRVKAGEIFKPDEYYSDFLEGFNITFKEVSPEYYAEYFGWANWLYKGNNFKVLQFIYPDTSGVWPWDSEASANFKWFLPKLYAN is encoded by the coding sequence ATGGATCAATACGAAGAAAAAGCGCTTAAAGATATAGAACAGTGCGGATGTCATATTCTCCATATAATGGAAGAGGATGAGTACCCAGGATTCTCTTATTCAATTGGTATAGAGAAAACAAGCAGTCAACCAGAGATAATAATCACCGGTTTAAATCAAGAAGTAGCACATTGGATTGCAAACGAATACAACAATAGAGTTAAAGCTGGTGAGATATTTAAGCCAGATGAATACTATTCAGACTTCCTTGAAGGATTTAATATAACTTTTAAAGAAGTAAGTCCAGAATACTACGCTGAATACTTTGGTTGGGCTAACTGGCTTTACAAAGGCAATAATTTCAAAGTCCTTCAGTTCATCTATCCGGATACTTCTGGTGTTTGGCCTTGGGATTCTGAAGCATCCGCAAATTTTAAATGGTTTTTACCTAAGCTATATGCAAACTAA
- a CDS encoding HNH endonuclease, with protein sequence MNFYWVNQANFKEELSRGVILSHVDSTHHARLRIMDVRKGDLIFSFDSDGFQAVIEASSEPKTSDAIEYTVSGDYHLLDKRVSLNRIVPLILDELPDLYSPINKLGNRCEGYLYKVDRVVAERLLLIANIHQKLLNSVDSVGVGTKRSESVVSRIVRDTKVTLEVKSMYDNTCQVCNEVLLTPKGKYSEGAHIIPLGNPYGGDDVISNMLCLCPNHHALFDKFAFTVEPSGRVIGIRPEKITRHEDHDISAKSLEWHNKTYNDVRKGIIT encoded by the coding sequence TTGAATTTCTATTGGGTAAATCAAGCGAACTTTAAAGAAGAGTTGAGTAGAGGGGTAATCCTTTCTCATGTTGATAGTACACACCATGCACGATTACGAATCATGGATGTTCGAAAGGGAGATTTGATTTTTTCTTTTGATAGCGATGGTTTTCAAGCTGTTATAGAAGCATCTTCTGAGCCTAAAACTTCTGATGCGATTGAATATACTGTAAGTGGTGATTATCACTTGTTGGATAAGCGTGTGAGTTTAAATCGTATTGTGCCATTGATATTAGATGAGCTGCCGGATCTATATTCTCCAATTAATAAATTGGGTAATCGCTGTGAGGGGTATTTATACAAAGTAGACAGAGTCGTTGCTGAGCGTTTATTATTAATTGCTAATATCCATCAAAAATTACTAAATTCAGTTGATTCAGTAGGTGTGGGTACAAAAAGAAGCGAAAGTGTTGTTAGCAGAATAGTTAGAGATACAAAAGTAACTCTGGAAGTAAAATCAATGTATGACAATACCTGTCAGGTTTGCAATGAGGTCTTGCTTACGCCCAAAGGAAAATATTCTGAAGGGGCCCATATTATTCCATTAGGGAACCCCTATGGTGGGGATGATGTTATTTCTAATATGCTGTGTTTATGCCCTAATCATCATGCATTATTCGACAAATTCGCTTTTACAGTTGAACCGTCAGGTCGTGTTATTGGTATCCGTCCTGAGAAAATAACGAGGCATGAAGACCATGATATATCTGCTAAAAGCTTAGAATGGCATAACAAAACATATAATGATGTGCGCAAGGGAATCATTACCTAA
- a CDS encoding DUF4870 family protein: MENVQPVNSELTQVDKNAKTHAIVAYALMLLGFFTGISFLIGGIWGIVKKSDAQGTIFADHYDNITKTFWVSIILTILGAVTAVFVVGYIFLLAAAIYTLWKVISGLAKITSDKSFS; the protein is encoded by the coding sequence ATGGAAAATGTACAACCAGTCAATTCTGAACTAACTCAAGTAGACAAAAACGCAAAAACTCATGCTATTGTCGCATACGCGCTAATGCTATTAGGCTTTTTTACCGGTATTAGTTTTCTAATTGGCGGTATCTGGGGAATAGTCAAAAAGTCCGATGCTCAAGGGACAATTTTTGCAGACCACTACGACAATATTACTAAAACCTTTTGGGTTTCTATCATTTTAACAATCTTAGGTGCTGTTACAGCTGTATTTGTAGTCGGTTATATTTTCCTATTGGCAGCTGCTATTTACACTCTTTGGAAGGTAATCTCTGGTTTAGCGAAGATAACGTCAGATAAAAGCTTCAGCTAA
- a CDS encoding RDD family protein — protein MEEVQQKWICGFWTRIGALFIDTIFLGVLGYVVGLFLEDVFVQLGEWGRLIGFVVSITYFGVMNSSLLNGQTIGKKLLNIRVVDSCNSTISLPKSFLRYSFLAVPFSLNGAQITNEAVIPYLMYLLSFIVFGGLCSITYLYIFNRVTRQSLHDLAVGTYVVNAEASSEKLPSVWRPHLVVVTGLFVTAVLVPVLTSDLTQSESFKGLLVTQKAINNNESVKYAGVTEGATTFTSSNSGSKTTTYVKAQAFLYKDSVRDSEIAKQLVQTIIYTYPESLNKNLIKVTLTYGYDIGIASKWNSYNYKFNPQELKISE, from the coding sequence TTGGAAGAAGTACAACAAAAATGGATTTGTGGTTTTTGGACGAGAATCGGAGCCTTGTTTATTGACACAATATTTTTAGGTGTATTGGGGTATGTTGTCGGCTTATTTCTAGAAGATGTTTTCGTCCAGCTTGGTGAGTGGGGAAGGTTGATTGGCTTTGTTGTGTCAATTACATATTTTGGTGTAATGAATAGCTCTTTATTAAATGGCCAGACAATAGGGAAAAAGCTTCTAAATATAAGAGTTGTTGACTCATGCAATTCAACTATCAGCCTACCAAAGTCCTTTTTGAGGTATAGCTTCCTTGCCGTTCCATTTTCTCTGAATGGAGCACAAATTACTAACGAAGCAGTAATCCCATATTTAATGTACCTGTTATCGTTTATCGTATTTGGTGGCTTATGCTCAATTACTTACTTATATATTTTTAATCGCGTAACTCGACAGTCATTACATGATCTTGCCGTAGGCACTTATGTCGTAAATGCAGAGGCTAGTTCTGAAAAGTTGCCATCAGTCTGGAGACCTCACTTAGTAGTGGTTACCGGCTTATTTGTTACAGCGGTCCTTGTCCCCGTTCTTACTTCTGACTTAACTCAATCAGAATCGTTCAAGGGACTGTTAGTAACACAGAAAGCAATCAATAATAATGAGTCAGTAAAATATGCAGGGGTCACAGAAGGTGCAACAACTTTCACTTCATCAAACTCTGGGAGTAAAACAACGACATATGTGAAAGCTCAAGCTTTTCTTTATAAAGATAGTGTTCGAGATTCAGAGATCGCAAAGCAACTAGTCCAAACTATAATTTATACTTACCCAGAGTCGCTAAATAAAAACTTGATTAAAGTAACTCTTACCTACGGTTATGATATTGGTATTGCTTCAAAATGGAATAGTTACAACTACAAGTTTAATCCGCAAGAGCTCAAAATTTCGGAGTAA
- a CDS encoding CHASE3 domain-containing protein yields the protein MFASWFDDISLQRKLLVSFSIPIALMVLVSFSVHKNTQSMVEDNHWVVHTHKAIARAQELLNLAIDMETGQRGYLITGDPVFLEPYHLALDVWNQKVHTLCEQVSDSPKQVERLRKIDALHKQWLKEAGEKEIAQRSLVGNGTTTMQNVIALTQKQTGKQLIDKIRNEIAEFISIEQKLIQIRVKESDHSANQTSYVLFLGTLFSTFISLLVAAWSSNRIKKRIHLLLNAANQVAAGHLKQVASMLDRSPSMSGNDEVAQLTHSFQKMATTLVKSNNQMHASNRDLIAERKKAEAAAKAKSEFLSTMSHEIRTPMNGVLGISQIIASQTKEPATKENIEVILDSGQHLMTILNDILDFSKVEENKLELDIAPFNFEQVIRPVCSAIKPMADEKSIRLIVDNEVPNNIDLIGDCARLRQILFNLGGNAVKFTNEGHVLFQLALNHQDNKLLLTITDTGVGIPKDKHQHIFNSFEQADASTTRKFGGTGLGLAIVKKLVELMGGEITLNSAVGLGTKFHVSLPITWQVHKATETNSDLISTDEPFNNPLNVLLVEDNRINAIVAKGFCENFGYHVELAENGRIATEYLKTAKYDLILMDNHMPEMNGVEATQFIRQQLGLNTLIFAYTADVFREAHDSFIEAGADHVLTKPLQQESFFDALQQFSSRLPKHANSESTTDITSNVIELHREPIDKLSLTEEEISQSEVIQSFKENHHDLIVLLKSTSRELEESIDQLIEAYIQQDLKSIKNTLHSVKGMALNLGLNMLAHQLTALEKQIKHQQLPEIDQLQKLINRILVNEHQAQRMIMAYAAPVTYIHGQVH from the coding sequence ATGTTTGCGAGTTGGTTTGATGATATTTCTCTGCAGAGAAAGCTCTTAGTTAGCTTTTCAATTCCAATCGCATTGATGGTTCTTGTTTCATTCTCTGTCCATAAAAACACCCAATCTATGGTCGAAGATAACCATTGGGTGGTCCACACTCACAAAGCAATTGCTCGAGCTCAAGAACTGTTAAACCTAGCCATTGATATGGAAACGGGTCAAAGGGGCTACCTCATTACGGGTGACCCTGTATTTCTTGAGCCTTATCACCTTGCACTTGATGTTTGGAACCAAAAAGTTCATACCCTTTGTGAACAAGTAAGCGATAGCCCTAAACAAGTCGAGCGTCTCCGAAAGATAGATGCGCTTCATAAGCAATGGCTTAAGGAAGCAGGTGAAAAAGAAATCGCCCAACGTAGTTTAGTAGGCAATGGCACAACTACGATGCAAAATGTGATTGCTTTAACTCAGAAACAAACGGGCAAACAACTTATTGATAAAATTCGTAACGAGATAGCCGAGTTTATTTCAATCGAACAAAAGCTTATTCAAATTCGAGTGAAAGAATCCGATCACTCCGCCAATCAAACCAGTTATGTGCTATTTCTAGGAACGCTATTTTCAACGTTCATTTCTCTGCTCGTAGCAGCATGGTCATCCAATCGCATCAAGAAACGTATTCACCTACTCCTTAACGCGGCGAATCAAGTGGCGGCTGGTCATTTAAAGCAAGTCGCTTCCATGCTTGACCGAAGCCCCTCGATGAGTGGTAACGATGAAGTTGCTCAACTCACCCACAGTTTTCAGAAAATGGCGACGACTCTGGTTAAAAGCAACAATCAAATGCATGCCTCAAACCGTGATCTTATCGCTGAACGTAAAAAAGCCGAAGCCGCCGCTAAAGCGAAAAGTGAATTCCTTTCAACGATGAGCCATGAAATACGCACCCCTATGAATGGTGTACTTGGCATATCGCAGATCATAGCTTCCCAGACTAAAGAACCGGCTACCAAAGAGAACATCGAAGTCATTCTCGATTCAGGCCAACACCTGATGACAATACTCAACGACATCCTAGATTTCTCTAAAGTGGAGGAAAACAAACTCGAATTGGATATTGCTCCGTTTAACTTTGAACAAGTTATTCGACCGGTCTGCAGTGCAATTAAACCGATGGCAGACGAAAAGAGTATCCGTTTAATCGTCGATAACGAGGTGCCTAACAACATAGACCTTATTGGGGATTGCGCGAGGTTGCGCCAAATCTTGTTTAATTTAGGGGGCAACGCGGTCAAGTTTACCAATGAAGGCCACGTATTGTTCCAGTTAGCCCTTAATCATCAGGACAACAAGCTCCTTCTGACCATAACGGATACTGGCGTCGGGATCCCGAAAGATAAGCACCAGCATATATTCAACTCGTTCGAACAAGCGGATGCATCCACAACAAGAAAATTTGGAGGCACAGGGCTTGGGTTAGCTATCGTTAAAAAGCTCGTGGAGTTAATGGGAGGTGAGATAACTCTAAACAGTGCCGTAGGGCTTGGAACCAAGTTCCACGTATCATTACCTATCACCTGGCAAGTACACAAAGCAACAGAAACCAACTCAGATCTGATCAGCACGGACGAACCATTCAATAATCCACTGAACGTGCTGCTAGTAGAAGACAACCGTATTAACGCCATTGTTGCTAAAGGCTTTTGTGAAAACTTCGGATATCATGTTGAACTGGCAGAAAACGGAAGAATCGCGACGGAATACCTGAAAACAGCAAAATATGACCTCATCTTAATGGACAATCACATGCCTGAAATGAATGGAGTTGAAGCAACACAATTTATTAGACAACAGCTTGGCTTAAACACTCTGATATTTGCTTACACCGCCGATGTGTTTCGCGAGGCTCACGACAGCTTTATTGAAGCGGGTGCAGACCACGTTTTAACAAAGCCGTTGCAGCAAGAGAGTTTCTTCGATGCCCTACAGCAGTTTTCTTCACGGCTGCCTAAACACGCTAATAGCGAATCCACGACTGATATAACAAGCAATGTTATCGAACTTCACAGAGAGCCCATTGATAAACTAAGCCTAACAGAAGAAGAGATTAGCCAATCAGAGGTTATTCAATCGTTTAAAGAAAACCACCACGACCTGATCGTGCTTTTGAAGTCAACATCGAGAGAACTTGAAGAGTCCATCGATCAACTCATCGAGGCCTACATTCAGCAGGACCTTAAATCTATAAAGAATACTTTACACTCAGTAAAAGGGATGGCTTTGAACCTCGGGCTAAACATGTTGGCACACCAATTGACGGCTCTTGAAAAGCAAATAAAGCATCAGCAGTTGCCAGAAATAGATCAACTTCAAAAGCTCATCAACCGCATCTTAGTCAATGAACATCAGGCTCAACGAATGATAATGGCTTATGCTGCGCCAGTAACTTATATACACGGCCAAGTACATTAA
- a CDS encoding EAL domain-containing protein — protein MDIKYQHFAKTSFYFAISFFFSMALLIPFTPLHYQTLTEDSSKLVETRLAGIQSRFDLFLSEISPDQPCDSIVMQLRQNVFDADWVKEAAAFNKDDQFYCSTTDGEVSFRLYKTIRQRLNDSPNLTTLSYSNSAITQVQSIMLIFSNKEDVGVSLMIPPHFIYDLVEKNLSNYGIQAKVEVIKRDIYPSDTGAHIAKVQIHSNTYPLTITSYIGYQYYLNFLLSYSWFGFLMAGIITISLISIKYKKQSQHSLEYSLSSALKNKHLHLHLQPVVNQHTTEIVGCESLLRWSDPVEGNVSPAIFIPLAESLGLIEDLTYFVLREVLNTIKHNQELFDSKYISVNISRNVVSNSNFANKVMNIYKKHPDILKRVVFEVTEDGECSDADMVKIRSNLTKLSELGVRVAIDDFGTGYAGLDFVRQFPFSILKIDRVFVKNISDESSFGLPLLESMLQLAHTLGMQVIVEGVEYESQTKILSKLGVDYIQGFYFYKPMPINLALSLLKQQHFELSRGYQAPAPSSSELGHS, from the coding sequence ATGGACATTAAGTATCAACACTTCGCTAAAACATCATTCTACTTTGCCATTTCGTTCTTTTTTTCTATGGCTTTGCTTATTCCTTTTACGCCGCTTCATTATCAAACGTTAACCGAAGACTCATCGAAATTAGTTGAAACAAGGCTTGCGGGAATACAATCAAGGTTTGACCTTTTTCTCTCAGAAATTTCGCCAGACCAACCTTGTGACTCGATTGTTATGCAGCTTCGTCAAAACGTTTTTGATGCAGATTGGGTAAAAGAAGCGGCGGCTTTTAACAAGGACGACCAGTTTTACTGTTCAACCACCGATGGTGAGGTTTCGTTTCGCTTGTACAAAACGATTAGGCAGCGACTCAATGACAGTCCGAATTTAACCACGCTATCGTATTCAAATTCAGCCATTACTCAGGTTCAATCTATCATGCTCATTTTCTCAAATAAGGAAGATGTAGGGGTAAGCCTGATGATACCGCCCCACTTCATCTATGATCTCGTAGAAAAAAACCTGAGCAATTATGGAATTCAAGCCAAAGTTGAAGTGATAAAAAGGGATATTTACCCATCAGACACTGGGGCACACATTGCCAAAGTGCAAATACACTCAAATACTTACCCACTCACTATCACGTCATACATTGGGTATCAGTATTACTTAAACTTCTTATTGAGCTACTCATGGTTTGGCTTTCTGATGGCTGGAATCATTACTATCAGCCTTATCTCGATCAAGTATAAAAAACAGAGCCAACATAGCTTAGAGTACTCACTTTCTAGTGCGTTAAAAAACAAACACCTCCATTTACACCTGCAACCAGTCGTTAACCAACATACCACTGAAATAGTGGGCTGTGAGTCACTCCTTAGGTGGAGCGACCCTGTTGAGGGTAACGTGTCCCCTGCCATATTCATTCCACTTGCAGAAAGCTTAGGATTGATTGAGGACCTGACTTACTTTGTGTTGCGCGAAGTACTCAACACGATAAAACATAATCAAGAGTTATTTGATTCAAAATATATTAGCGTCAATATAAGCCGAAATGTCGTTTCCAATAGTAACTTCGCGAATAAAGTGATGAACATCTACAAGAAACACCCAGACATTCTAAAACGTGTGGTTTTTGAGGTTACTGAAGACGGCGAATGTTCTGACGCCGATATGGTCAAGATAAGAAGTAACCTAACCAAACTGTCTGAGTTAGGTGTGAGAGTTGCAATTGATGATTTTGGGACAGGCTATGCGGGCTTAGATTTTGTGAGACAGTTTCCGTTTAGCATTCTTAAAATTGACCGTGTGTTCGTAAAAAACATATCTGACGAGTCCAGCTTTGGCTTGCCTTTACTTGAGTCTATGTTGCAGCTTGCTCACACGTTAGGGATGCAAGTCATCGTTGAAGGAGTCGAATACGAATCACAAACAAAAATCCTCTCTAAACTGGGCGTCGACTACATTCAAGGCTTCTATTTTTATAAGCCAATGCCGATAAACCTAGCGCTAAGCTTACTCAAGCAGCAGCATTTCGAGCTTAGTCGCGGCTATCAAGCGCCGGCTCCTTCTTCATCAGAGTTAGGCCATTCTTAA
- a CDS encoding lysozyme inhibitor LprI family protein codes for MKKVLSVVLLTCVPLLVSASDDAIDCENAMTTLEINQCASISLESAQLELDQYLEASFKHNAYDEELVNSIKVAQDSWQAYMTAHCDSVYTQWRDGSIRGLMALSCKTELTKKRTHEVWGNFLTYMDSTPPVLPEPNLNST; via the coding sequence ATGAAAAAGGTTTTATCGGTCGTGTTATTAACTTGTGTGCCTTTGCTGGTATCAGCATCAGATGATGCTATCGATTGCGAAAATGCGATGACAACATTAGAGATTAACCAATGTGCATCTATTAGTCTGGAATCTGCACAACTGGAACTTGACCAATACCTTGAAGCTAGCTTTAAGCACAATGCTTATGATGAGGAATTGGTGAATTCAATCAAGGTTGCTCAGGACAGTTGGCAAGCTTACATGACTGCACATTGTGACTCGGTGTATACCCAATGGCGTGATGGATCTATTAGAGGCCTCATGGCATTGTCTTGCAAAACCGAGCTGACTAAAAAAAGAACGCATGAGGTGTGGGGAAACTTCTTAACCTACATGGACAGCACACCGCCAGTTTTACCAGAACCAAATCTTAACTCAACATAG